In the Brassica rapa cultivar Chiifu-401-42 unplaced genomic scaffold, CAAS_Brap_v3.01 Scaffold0246, whole genome shotgun sequence genome, one interval contains:
- the LOC117125670 gene encoding uncharacterized protein LOC117125670 isoform X2 codes for MDKAWVWLPRNSLEYEQGATEFVFSSSRQLADLVEMFCPCVDCRNVCHQSRETVFEHLVIRGMDQKYKRCKYWSKHGDIRPDKTADVQTSENEAYELMRTAFIASDGKTPFEKQNSEDFDGIERPEEDEFRKKLDDAETPLYPTCQKYTKVAAIMGLYRIKVKSGMSESYFDQLMTLVHDMLPPDNVLPKSTAEMKKFLKVFGFGYDVIHACKNDCILYRKQYAELVCCPRCSESRWERDTHTGEEKKGVPCKVLRYFPIKERFKRMFRSKRLAEDLCWHFNNATEDGSMRHPVDSLTWVQANDKWPEFAAEARNLRLGLSTDGMNPFSIQNTKYSTWPVLLVNYNMAPTQCMKAENIMLTMLIPGPTAPSNNIDVYLQPLIEDLKDLWTEGIEVYDAFKKESFNVRAMLLWSITDYPALGTLAGCKVKGKQACIVCGKETPHRWLKFSRKHVYMGNRKRLMPGHPYRRRKGWFDNTVESGVSKRIQSGKEIFDSLRGFRNDFGRPLAKKGKRKRAEAEDDDDEAATAEEIEEDDDLWRWKKKSIFFDLPYWKEMPVRHNIDVMHVEKNVSDALLSIIMNNAKSKDGLKARKDLEDMGIRSNLHPEKRGKRTYLPPAAFWLSKEEKKKFCRRLSKFRGPDGYCANISNCVSVDPPSIGSMKSHDHHVLLQNLLPVALRGLLPKGPRIAVNRICNYFNRLCQRVIDPEKLLTLESEIVETMCQLERFFPPSLFDIMFHLPIHLAKEARLGGPVHLRWMYPFER; via the exons ATGGATAAAGCTTGGGTCTGGTTACCAAG GAATAGTCTCGAGTATGAGCAAGGTGCAACTGAGTTTGTTTTTTCGTCATCAAGACAATTGGCTGATCTAGTTGAAATGTTCTGCCCTTGCGTTGATTGCCGCAATGTCTGCCATCAATCAAGAGAGACAGTTTTTGAGCATCTCGTCATCAGAGGGATGGATCAGAAGTACAAGAGATGTAAATATTGGAGTAAGCACGGGGATATAAGGCCAGATAAGACAGCTGATGTTCAGACGTCTGAAAATGAGGCTTATGAGTTGATGAGGACAGCTTTTATAGCGAGCGATGGCAAGACACCATTTGAGAAGCAGAATTCAGAGGATTTTGATGGTATTGAGAGGCCAGAAGAGGACGAGTTTAGGAAGAAGTTAGATGATGCCGAGACTCCACTGTACCCGACATGTCAGAAATACACCAAGGTTGCTGCTATCATGGGTCTTTACCGTATAAAAGTCAAGAGTGGGATGTCAGAGAGCTATTTCGACCAGCTAATGACATTAGTTCATGACATGCTACCTCCAGATAATGTTCTGCCTAAGTCTACGGCTGAGATGAAGAAGTTCTTAAAGGTGTTTGGTTTTGGTTATGATGTCATCCACGCCTGCAAAAATGATTGTATCCTTTATAGGAAACAGTATGCGGAGTTAGTTTGCTGTCCAAGATGTAGTGAATCAAGATGGGAAAGAGATACGCACACTGGTGAGGAGAAGAAAGGAGTTCCATGTAAGGTGCTTAGGTATTTTCCCATaaaagagagattcaagaggATGTTTAGATCGAAACGGTTGGCTGAGGATTTGTGTTGGCACTTCAACAATGCAACTGAAGATGGATCGATGCGGCATCCTGTGGATTCTTTGACTTGGGTTCAGGCAAACGATAAGTGGCCGGAATTTGCTGCTGAAGCAAGAAACCTGAGACTAGGTCTTTCTACTGATGGGATGAATCCATTCTCGATCCAAAACACCAAGTACAGCACGTGGCCGGTTCTCCTAGTTAACTACAATATGGCGCCAACTCAGTGCATGAAAGCGGAGAACATTATGTTGACGATGTTGATACCTGGGCCAACAGCACCTAGCAACAACATTGACGTCTATCTACAGCCCCTGATAGAGGACCTCAAGGACTTGTGGACCGAAGGTATTGAAGTTTATGATGCCTTTAAGAAGGAGAGTTTTAATGTAAGAGCTATGCTGCTGTGGAGTATCACAGACTACCCAGCTTTAGGGACATTAGCTGGATGCAAAGTTAAGGGGAAGCAAGCGTGTATTGTATGTGGGAAGGAGACACCGCATAGATGGCTTAAGTTTAGTAGGAAACATGTATATATGGGCAACAGGAAGCGACTGATGCCTGGTCATCCCTACAGACGTAGAAAGGGTTGGTTTGACAACACAGTGGAGTCTGGTGTTTCAAAGAGGATTCAGAGTGGGAAAGAAATATTTGACAGCCTTAGAGGATTTAGAAATGATTTTGGAAGACCATTAGCTAAAAAGGGGAAGCGTAAAAGGGCTGAAGCAGAAGATGACGATGATGAAGCTGCAACAGCTGAAGAAatcgaagaagatgatgatttaTGGAGGTGGAAAAAAAAGTCTATCTTCTTTGACTTACCATATTGGAAG GAAATGCCTGTCAGGCATAACATAGATGTTATGCACGTCGAGAAGAACGTCTCAGACGCACTACTATctattattatgaataatgCAAAATCAAAGGATGGGTTGAAAGCAAGAAAAGATTTAGAAGACATGGGAATCAGGAGCAACTTACATCCAGAGAAGCGTGGGAAGAGAACTTATTTGCCTCCAGCTGCATTCTGGCTTTCCaaggaagagaaaaaaaaattctgtagACGGCTATCCAAGTTTAGAGGCCCCGATGGATATTGTGCAAATATATCCAACTGTGTCTCGGTGGATCCTCCCAGTATCGGCAGCATGAAGTCACATGACCATCACGTTCTTTTGCAGAACCTTCTTCCTGTGGCATTGAGAGGTTTATTGCCTAAAGGACCTCGGATAGCTGTCAATCGTATCTGCAACTACTTCAACAGACTTTGCCAACGAGTTATTGATCCAGAGAAGCTACTGACTCTAGAATCTGAGATTGTAGAAACAATGTGCCAGTTGGAGAGATTTTTTCCACCATCACTCTTCGACATTATGTTTCACCTTCCTATCCATCTAGCTAAAGAAGCACGCTTGGGTGGCCCTGTCCACTTAAGATGGATGTATCCGTTTGagaggtaa
- the LOC117125670 gene encoding uncharacterized protein LOC117125670 isoform X1, giving the protein MDKAWVWLPRYKCYCVLLIFFFIPFTKLCFLINFHLCASDRNSLEYEQGATEFVFSSSRQLADLVEMFCPCVDCRNVCHQSRETVFEHLVIRGMDQKYKRCKYWSKHGDIRPDKTADVQTSENEAYELMRTAFIASDGKTPFEKQNSEDFDGIERPEEDEFRKKLDDAETPLYPTCQKYTKVAAIMGLYRIKVKSGMSESYFDQLMTLVHDMLPPDNVLPKSTAEMKKFLKVFGFGYDVIHACKNDCILYRKQYAELVCCPRCSESRWERDTHTGEEKKGVPCKVLRYFPIKERFKRMFRSKRLAEDLCWHFNNATEDGSMRHPVDSLTWVQANDKWPEFAAEARNLRLGLSTDGMNPFSIQNTKYSTWPVLLVNYNMAPTQCMKAENIMLTMLIPGPTAPSNNIDVYLQPLIEDLKDLWTEGIEVYDAFKKESFNVRAMLLWSITDYPALGTLAGCKVKGKQACIVCGKETPHRWLKFSRKHVYMGNRKRLMPGHPYRRRKGWFDNTVESGVSKRIQSGKEIFDSLRGFRNDFGRPLAKKGKRKRAEAEDDDDEAATAEEIEEDDDLWRWKKKSIFFDLPYWKEMPVRHNIDVMHVEKNVSDALLSIIMNNAKSKDGLKARKDLEDMGIRSNLHPEKRGKRTYLPPAAFWLSKEEKKKFCRRLSKFRGPDGYCANISNCVSVDPPSIGSMKSHDHHVLLQNLLPVALRGLLPKGPRIAVNRICNYFNRLCQRVIDPEKLLTLESEIVETMCQLERFFPPSLFDIMFHLPIHLAKEARLGGPVHLRWMYPFER; this is encoded by the exons ATGGATAAAGCTTGGGTCTGGTTACCAAGGTATAAATGTTACTGTGTTTtgcttatctttttttttattccatTTACGAAATTGTGCttcttaattaattttcatttgtGTGCATCTGACAGGAATAGTCTCGAGTATGAGCAAGGTGCAACTGAGTTTGTTTTTTCGTCATCAAGACAATTGGCTGATCTAGTTGAAATGTTCTGCCCTTGCGTTGATTGCCGCAATGTCTGCCATCAATCAAGAGAGACAGTTTTTGAGCATCTCGTCATCAGAGGGATGGATCAGAAGTACAAGAGATGTAAATATTGGAGTAAGCACGGGGATATAAGGCCAGATAAGACAGCTGATGTTCAGACGTCTGAAAATGAGGCTTATGAGTTGATGAGGACAGCTTTTATAGCGAGCGATGGCAAGACACCATTTGAGAAGCAGAATTCAGAGGATTTTGATGGTATTGAGAGGCCAGAAGAGGACGAGTTTAGGAAGAAGTTAGATGATGCCGAGACTCCACTGTACCCGACATGTCAGAAATACACCAAGGTTGCTGCTATCATGGGTCTTTACCGTATAAAAGTCAAGAGTGGGATGTCAGAGAGCTATTTCGACCAGCTAATGACATTAGTTCATGACATGCTACCTCCAGATAATGTTCTGCCTAAGTCTACGGCTGAGATGAAGAAGTTCTTAAAGGTGTTTGGTTTTGGTTATGATGTCATCCACGCCTGCAAAAATGATTGTATCCTTTATAGGAAACAGTATGCGGAGTTAGTTTGCTGTCCAAGATGTAGTGAATCAAGATGGGAAAGAGATACGCACACTGGTGAGGAGAAGAAAGGAGTTCCATGTAAGGTGCTTAGGTATTTTCCCATaaaagagagattcaagaggATGTTTAGATCGAAACGGTTGGCTGAGGATTTGTGTTGGCACTTCAACAATGCAACTGAAGATGGATCGATGCGGCATCCTGTGGATTCTTTGACTTGGGTTCAGGCAAACGATAAGTGGCCGGAATTTGCTGCTGAAGCAAGAAACCTGAGACTAGGTCTTTCTACTGATGGGATGAATCCATTCTCGATCCAAAACACCAAGTACAGCACGTGGCCGGTTCTCCTAGTTAACTACAATATGGCGCCAACTCAGTGCATGAAAGCGGAGAACATTATGTTGACGATGTTGATACCTGGGCCAACAGCACCTAGCAACAACATTGACGTCTATCTACAGCCCCTGATAGAGGACCTCAAGGACTTGTGGACCGAAGGTATTGAAGTTTATGATGCCTTTAAGAAGGAGAGTTTTAATGTAAGAGCTATGCTGCTGTGGAGTATCACAGACTACCCAGCTTTAGGGACATTAGCTGGATGCAAAGTTAAGGGGAAGCAAGCGTGTATTGTATGTGGGAAGGAGACACCGCATAGATGGCTTAAGTTTAGTAGGAAACATGTATATATGGGCAACAGGAAGCGACTGATGCCTGGTCATCCCTACAGACGTAGAAAGGGTTGGTTTGACAACACAGTGGAGTCTGGTGTTTCAAAGAGGATTCAGAGTGGGAAAGAAATATTTGACAGCCTTAGAGGATTTAGAAATGATTTTGGAAGACCATTAGCTAAAAAGGGGAAGCGTAAAAGGGCTGAAGCAGAAGATGACGATGATGAAGCTGCAACAGCTGAAGAAatcgaagaagatgatgatttaTGGAGGTGGAAAAAAAAGTCTATCTTCTTTGACTTACCATATTGGAAG GAAATGCCTGTCAGGCATAACATAGATGTTATGCACGTCGAGAAGAACGTCTCAGACGCACTACTATctattattatgaataatgCAAAATCAAAGGATGGGTTGAAAGCAAGAAAAGATTTAGAAGACATGGGAATCAGGAGCAACTTACATCCAGAGAAGCGTGGGAAGAGAACTTATTTGCCTCCAGCTGCATTCTGGCTTTCCaaggaagagaaaaaaaaattctgtagACGGCTATCCAAGTTTAGAGGCCCCGATGGATATTGTGCAAATATATCCAACTGTGTCTCGGTGGATCCTCCCAGTATCGGCAGCATGAAGTCACATGACCATCACGTTCTTTTGCAGAACCTTCTTCCTGTGGCATTGAGAGGTTTATTGCCTAAAGGACCTCGGATAGCTGTCAATCGTATCTGCAACTACTTCAACAGACTTTGCCAACGAGTTATTGATCCAGAGAAGCTACTGACTCTAGAATCTGAGATTGTAGAAACAATGTGCCAGTTGGAGAGATTTTTTCCACCATCACTCTTCGACATTATGTTTCACCTTCCTATCCATCTAGCTAAAGAAGCACGCTTGGGTGGCCCTGTCCACTTAAGATGGATGTATCCGTTTGagaggtaa